A DNA window from Lysobacter silvisoli contains the following coding sequences:
- a CDS encoding rubredoxin, with protein sequence MPETAVATEFRTWMCVVCGFIYDEATGLPEEGIAPGTRWQDVPDTWTCPDCGVTKDDFEMMAV encoded by the coding sequence ATGCCCGAGACCGCCGTCGCCACCGAATTCCGCACCTGGATGTGCGTCGTGTGTGGCTTCATCTACGACGAGGCCACCGGCCTGCCGGAAGAGGGCATCGCCCCCGGCACCCGCTGGCAGGACGTGCCCGACACCTGGACCTGCCCCGACTGCGGCGTGACCAAGGACGACTTCGAGATGATGGCGGTCTGA
- a CDS encoding DUF192 domain-containing protein, producing the protein MSTLRLLVACCGLALSGCAAGADPWVELAGQRYAVEVADDEDERQMGLMFREEMGLDRGMLFIHDAEEPQAYWMKNTKIPLDILYFDSQRKLVSQQRDVPPCSAGDRCPPYPSHEPARYVLELNAGQAAKLKLTDGMVLNFGPGIGAGSEGAPKP; encoded by the coding sequence ATGTCCACGCTACGCCTGCTGGTCGCCTGCTGCGGCCTGGCCCTGTCCGGCTGCGCCGCCGGCGCCGATCCCTGGGTGGAACTGGCCGGCCAGCGCTATGCGGTGGAGGTCGCCGACGACGAGGACGAGCGGCAGATGGGCCTGATGTTCCGCGAGGAAATGGGCCTGGACCGCGGCATGCTGTTCATCCACGACGCCGAGGAGCCGCAGGCGTACTGGATGAAGAACACCAAGATCCCGCTGGACATCCTGTACTTCGACAGCCAACGCAAGCTGGTGTCGCAGCAGCGCGACGTGCCGCCGTGCTCGGCCGGCGACCGCTGCCCGCCCTACCCCAGCCACGAACCGGCGCGCTATGTGCTGGAACTCAATGCAGGCCAGGCGGCCAAGCTGAAGCTGACCGACGGCATGGTGCTGAACTTCGGCCCGGGCATCGGCGCCGGGTCCGAAGGCGCGCCCAAGCCCTGA
- the hemL gene encoding glutamate-1-semialdehyde 2,1-aminomutase, with translation MNNARSHALFTRASELLPGGVNSPVRAFKSVGGEPFFAQRAEGAYLYDVDGNRYVDYVGSWGPMIAGHAHPQVLDAVARTMRDGLSFGVPNALEVEMAEAITRIVPSCQMVRMVNSGTEATLSAIRVARGATGRTRIVKFEGCYHGHGDSFLVKAGSGVMTLGLPNSPGVPSALADLTLTLPYNDFDAATRLFDEVGGQIAGLIIEPIVGNANCILPRPGYLQHLRELCTKHGALLIFDEVMTGFRVALGGAQQLYGIEPDLSTFGKIIGGGMPVGAYGGRRELMSQVAPAGPIYQAGTLSGNPVAMAAGLATLELIQAPGFHADLEHRTHALCDGLEAAARAAGIAFTTTRAPAMFGLYFREGPVQTFEDAKASDAARFNRFFHAMLERGVYLAPSAFEAGFVSSAHGEAEIAQTLEAARASFALL, from the coding sequence ATGAATAACGCCCGTTCGCACGCCCTGTTCACCCGCGCTTCCGAGCTGCTGCCCGGCGGCGTGAACTCGCCGGTGCGCGCGTTCAAATCGGTGGGCGGCGAGCCCTTCTTCGCCCAACGCGCCGAAGGCGCTTATCTGTACGACGTGGACGGCAACCGCTACGTCGACTATGTGGGTTCCTGGGGTCCGATGATCGCCGGCCACGCCCACCCGCAGGTGCTCGACGCGGTGGCGCGGACCATGCGCGACGGCCTGAGCTTCGGCGTGCCCAACGCGCTGGAAGTGGAGATGGCCGAGGCGATCACCCGTATCGTGCCCAGCTGCCAGATGGTGCGCATGGTCAACTCCGGCACCGAGGCCACGCTGTCGGCGATCCGGGTGGCGCGCGGCGCGACCGGGCGCACGCGCATCGTCAAGTTCGAGGGCTGCTACCACGGCCACGGCGACAGCTTCCTGGTCAAGGCCGGCAGCGGCGTGATGACCCTGGGCTTGCCGAATTCGCCGGGCGTGCCCTCGGCGCTGGCCGACCTGACCCTGACCCTGCCCTACAACGACTTCGACGCGGCCACGCGGCTGTTCGACGAAGTGGGCGGACAGATCGCCGGCCTGATCATCGAACCCATCGTCGGCAACGCCAACTGCATCCTGCCGCGCCCGGGCTACCTGCAGCACCTGCGCGAGCTGTGCACCAAGCACGGCGCGCTGCTGATCTTCGACGAGGTGATGACCGGTTTCCGCGTGGCCCTGGGCGGCGCGCAGCAGCTGTACGGGATCGAGCCGGACCTGAGCACGTTCGGCAAGATCATCGGCGGCGGCATGCCGGTGGGCGCCTACGGCGGCCGCCGCGAACTGATGAGCCAGGTGGCGCCGGCGGGCCCGATCTATCAGGCCGGCACGCTCAGCGGCAATCCGGTGGCGATGGCCGCGGGCCTGGCCACGCTGGAGCTGATCCAGGCGCCGGGCTTCCACGCCGACCTGGAACACCGCACCCACGCGCTGTGCGACGGGCTGGAAGCGGCCGCGCGCGCGGCCGGCATCGCCTTCACCACCACCCGCGCGCCGGCCATGTTCGGCCTGTATTTCCGCGAGGGGCCGGTGCAGACCTTCGAAGACGCCAAGGCCTCGGATGCGGCGCGCTTCAACCGCTTCTTCCACGCCATGCTCGAGCGTGGCGTGTACCTGGCACCGTCGGCGTTCGAGGCCGGCTTCGTGTCCAGCGCGCATGGCGAGGCGGAGATCGCGCAGACCCTGGAAGCGGCGCGCGCGAGTTTCGCGCTGCTGTAA
- the thiE gene encoding thiamine phosphate synthase, with translation MNPSWPRRGVYAITPDESDDARLLARVDTVLGAGAAWLQYRNKAADPAARERQARALLPLCRRFGVPLIVNDDWRLAAAIGADGAHLGEDDGELAAARAALGAQAILGASCYDRIELAQAAVAAGADYVAFGAFFPSPTKPQARRAAPALLQAAAALDVPRVAIGGITPDNARPLVAAGADLLAVISGVFDAPDPAAATRAYAALYQTPYSPQDAPHAHE, from the coding sequence ATGAACCCGTCCTGGCCGCGCCGCGGCGTCTACGCCATCACCCCCGACGAATCCGACGACGCCCGCCTGCTGGCGCGGGTGGATACGGTGCTGGGTGCGGGCGCGGCCTGGCTGCAGTACCGCAACAAGGCCGCCGACCCGGCCGCGCGCGAGCGTCAGGCGCGGGCGCTGCTGCCGCTGTGCCGGCGCTTCGGCGTCCCGCTGATCGTCAACGACGACTGGCGCCTGGCCGCGGCGATCGGCGCCGATGGCGCGCACCTGGGCGAGGACGACGGCGAGCTGGCCGCGGCGCGGGCGGCGCTGGGCGCGCAGGCGATCCTGGGCGCGTCCTGCTACGACCGCATCGAACTGGCGCAGGCGGCGGTGGCCGCCGGCGCCGACTACGTCGCCTTCGGCGCGTTCTTTCCCTCGCCGACCAAACCGCAGGCGCGCCGCGCCGCGCCGGCCCTGCTGCAGGCCGCAGCCGCGCTGGACGTGCCGCGGGTGGCGATCGGCGGAATCACGCCGGACAATGCGCGGCCGCTGGTGGCCGCCGGCGCCGACTTGCTGGCGGTGATCAGCGGCGTGTTCGACGCGCCCGATCCGGCCGCCGCCACGCGCGCCTATGCCGCGCTGTACCAAACCCCTTACTCACCCCAAGACGCCCCGCACGCCCATGAATAA